A single Halarcobacter anaerophilus DNA region contains:
- the ilvD gene encoding dihydroxy-acid dehydratase, with product MRSDEVKKGFDRTPHRSLFRATGLKDEDFDKPFIGVANSFIELIPGHFFLDKVAKIIKDEIKANGCVPFEFNTIGVDDGIAMGHDGMLFSLPSREIIANSIETVMNAHKLDAMIAIPNCDKIVPGMIMGALRVNVPTIFVSGGPMAKGHTKDGKPIDLATAFEAVGKHEAGEMSDAELKDIECNACPSGGSCSGMFTANSMNTLMEAMGIALPGNGTILALTPQREELYRKAARRICEIAKDKQKREKFKLRNILNENAVRNAFAVDMAMGGSSNTVLHMLAIAKEAEVNFNLEDINSISKKVSHIAKISPSLSTVHMEDINKAGGVNAVMKEITKRGNHVLTDNLTISGETLFEKIADATIKDTNIIHTIENPYSKVGGLAILYGNLAEQGAVIKTAGITGDRVFTGRAVCFNGQPEAIKGIIGGKVKAGDVVVIRYEGPKGGPGMQEMLSPTSLIMGMGLGSSVALITDGRFSGATRGASIGHVSPEAAEGGMIGLLKDGDEIHIDVDKYILSVNLSDEEIAKRKAEFKPLKKPLTSKWLGQYRSLVTNASSGAVLKTDL from the coding sequence ATGAGAAGTGATGAAGTAAAAAAAGGTTTTGACAGAACACCGCACAGGTCGCTGTTTAGAGCAACTGGACTAAAAGACGAAGATTTCGATAAACCCTTTATCGGAGTGGCAAACTCTTTTATTGAATTAATTCCCGGACATTTTTTCTTAGATAAAGTAGCAAAAATTATAAAAGATGAGATAAAAGCAAACGGATGTGTACCTTTTGAATTTAATACTATCGGAGTAGATGACGGTATTGCAATGGGACACGACGGAATGTTATTCTCTCTTCCTAGCCGTGAGATAATTGCAAACTCAATTGAAACAGTAATGAATGCACATAAACTTGATGCAATGATTGCTATTCCAAACTGCGACAAAATCGTTCCGGGTATGATTATGGGAGCTTTAAGAGTAAATGTTCCTACTATTTTCGTATCAGGCGGACCAATGGCAAAAGGTCATACAAAAGACGGTAAACCTATTGATTTGGCAACTGCATTTGAAGCCGTAGGGAAACATGAAGCAGGAGAAATGAGTGATGCAGAGTTAAAAGACATTGAATGTAATGCCTGTCCAAGCGGAGGTTCTTGCTCTGGAATGTTTACTGCAAATTCAATGAATACATTAATGGAAGCTATGGGAATTGCATTACCTGGAAATGGAACAATCCTTGCTTTAACACCTCAAAGAGAGGAGTTGTATAGAAAAGCTGCAAGAAGAATTTGTGAAATTGCAAAAGACAAACAAAAAAGAGAAAAATTTAAATTAAGAAATATTTTAAATGAAAATGCAGTAAGAAATGCTTTTGCCGTTGATATGGCAATGGGTGGAAGTTCAAATACGGTTTTACATATGTTAGCTATTGCAAAAGAAGCAGAAGTTAATTTTAATCTTGAAGATATTAACTCTATTTCAAAAAAAGTTTCTCATATTGCAAAAATTTCTCCTTCTCTTTCTACTGTTCATATGGAAGATATAAATAAAGCAGGTGGAGTAAATGCAGTTATGAAAGAGATTACAAAAAGAGGTAATCATGTATTAACTGATAATTTAACAATCTCAGGAGAGACTCTATTTGAAAAAATTGCTGATGCAACTATAAAAGATACGAATATAATCCATACTATAGAAAATCCTTATTCAAAAGTGGGTGGATTAGCTATTCTTTACGGTAACTTGGCAGAACAAGGAGCCGTTATAAAAACAGCAGGTATAACAGGAGATAGAGTATTTACCGGTCGTGCCGTATGTTTTAACGGACAGCCTGAAGCAATAAAAGGAATCATCGGAGGAAAAGTAAAAGCCGGTGATGTTGTTGTTATTAGATATGAAGGACCAAAAGGAGGTCCGGGTATGCAAGAGATGTTATCTCCTACTTCTCTTATTATGGGGATGGGACTTGGAAGTTCTGTTGCACTAATTACAGACGGTAGATTCAGTGGAGCTACAAGAGGAGCCTCAATCGGTCATGTTTCACCTGAAGCGGCAGAAGGTGGAATGATCGGTTTATTAAAAGACGGTGATGAAATTCATATTGATGTTGATAAATATATTTTAAGTGTTAATCTAAGTGATGAAGAGATTGCAAAAAGAAAAGCAGAGTTTAAACCTCTTAAAAAACCTCTTACTTCAAAATGGCTAGGTCAATACAGAAGTTTAGTTACAAATGCAAGTTCAGGTGCAGTTTTAAAAACCGACCTTTAA
- a CDS encoding HAMP domain-containing methyl-accepting chemotaxis protein — MLKNLSIKMKLILSFLIVSILVALLAAYNLIGLNKSSDGFSNYRGLAKDSLLISTVQANMLMMRINVLDYLNNQNNQNITEFNKYHKISTDTLKTALEEITDSKRVTKVKEIEDFLNKYKATFQDIISLINKRNEIVENNLNINGKEIEKKLSSIIVNEKNIADKDLAISTSQSIRLLLLTRLYVVKFLDTNLKNDINRAIEEFSKFENDISSLKNLSKNAQIKNAIDEVSTLSSEYNNGLSELVEIIEKRNDLIKNNLAVLGSNIAKLAQEVKLSIKEEQDLIGPMVSKLNKNLINTSLLVAAIIIIAVIIFSITIPLNIASSINRLNQGVLKLLNSGDVKSRVEITSKDEIAVVSQNFNKYLQNIEDGIHTDLLVIDDVKRVVNEAKNGILYKQVEVDTKNQSLHELRNIFNEMLTLMADKVCGDMNKVQLGLEKFQKLDFTHRITGTSGKTSQGLNSLAEIINDMLKENKANGLTLENSADILLENVDILSNSTNEAAASLEETAAALEQITSNIVQNTENVVRMSKYAEELTTSANGGEKLAAKTTSAMDDINNQVNAINEAITIIDQIAFQTNILSLNAAVEAATAGEAGKGFAVVAQEVRNLASRSAEAANEIKSLVETATSKANDGKTISDKMIHGYHTLNENIAKTIQIIKDIEMSSKEQQTGIEQINDAVTELDQQTQENASVATHTREVALQTQHIAKTIVKNADEKKFLGKDEVKAKDLHSLTLEKPTNENKKTVPKKETLATKQEDDQWESF; from the coding sequence ATGTTAAAAAATTTAAGTATAAAAATGAAACTTATTCTATCATTTTTAATAGTTTCAATATTAGTTGCCCTATTAGCTGCATACAATTTAATAGGCTTAAATAAATCATCCGACGGTTTCTCAAATTACAGAGGATTGGCAAAAGATAGTCTTTTAATAAGTACAGTCCAAGCAAATATGCTTATGATGAGAATAAATGTTTTAGATTATTTAAATAACCAGAATAATCAAAATATAACAGAGTTTAATAAATATCATAAAATTTCAACTGATACTTTAAAAACCGCTTTAGAAGAAATAACCGATTCAAAAAGAGTTACAAAAGTAAAAGAGATTGAAGATTTTCTAAATAAATACAAAGCTACTTTTCAAGATATTATATCTCTTATAAATAAAAGAAATGAAATAGTAGAAAATAATCTAAATATAAACGGAAAAGAGATTGAAAAAAAATTAAGTTCCATAATAGTAAATGAAAAAAATATTGCTGATAAAGATTTGGCAATATCAACCTCTCAATCCATAAGACTGCTTCTTTTAACAAGATTATATGTCGTAAAATTTTTAGACACAAATTTAAAAAACGATATAAACAGAGCCATTGAAGAGTTTTCCAAATTTGAAAATGATATAAGTAGTTTAAAAAATTTAAGTAAAAATGCACAAATAAAAAATGCCATAGATGAAGTATCTACTTTAAGTTCAGAATATAATAACGGACTTAGTGAATTAGTGGAGATAATTGAAAAAAGAAATGATCTGATAAAAAACAACTTAGCCGTATTAGGTTCAAATATTGCTAAACTTGCCCAAGAGGTAAAACTATCAATAAAAGAGGAACAAGACCTTATCGGTCCTATGGTTTCTAAACTTAATAAAAATCTTATTAATACTTCTTTATTGGTTGCCGCAATAATTATTATTGCCGTAATTATTTTTTCTATTACCATCCCACTTAATATTGCATCATCAATAAATAGATTAAATCAAGGAGTATTAAAACTTCTTAATAGCGGAGACGTAAAATCCAGAGTTGAAATCACGTCAAAAGATGAAATAGCAGTCGTATCCCAAAACTTTAATAAATATCTTCAAAATATTGAAGATGGAATACATACTGATTTATTAGTTATTGATGATGTAAAAAGAGTGGTTAATGAGGCTAAAAACGGTATTTTATACAAACAAGTTGAAGTAGATACGAAAAATCAATCTTTACATGAGTTAAGAAATATTTTCAATGAAATGCTTACTCTTATGGCAGATAAAGTTTGTGGAGATATGAATAAAGTTCAGTTAGGTTTAGAAAAGTTCCAAAAACTTGATTTTACACATAGAATCACAGGAACATCAGGAAAAACTTCACAAGGATTAAATTCACTTGCGGAGATTATAAATGATATGTTAAAAGAGAACAAAGCAAATGGTTTGACTTTGGAAAACAGTGCCGATATACTTTTAGAAAATGTAGATATTCTAAGTAACTCTACAAATGAAGCGGCAGCATCCTTAGAAGAGACAGCTGCCGCACTTGAACAAATAACCAGTAATATAGTACAAAATACGGAAAATGTCGTAAGAATGTCGAAATACGCAGAAGAGCTGACAACTTCGGCAAACGGTGGAGAAAAGTTAGCGGCAAAAACAACTTCGGCTATGGATGATATAAATAATCAAGTAAATGCAATAAATGAAGCAATTACGATAATAGACCAAATTGCATTTCAAACAAATATACTTTCACTAAATGCAGCAGTAGAAGCAGCAACGGCAGGTGAAGCAGGAAAAGGTTTTGCTGTAGTAGCCCAAGAAGTAAGAAATCTTGCAAGTAGAAGTGCAGAAGCGGCAAATGAGATAAAATCACTTGTAGAAACTGCAACATCAAAAGCAAATGACGGAAAAACAATATCAGATAAGATGATTCATGGTTATCACACTTTAAATGAGAATATAGCTAAAACAATTCAAATTATAAAAGATATTGAAATGTCTTCAAAAGAGCAGCAAACAGGAATTGAACAAATAAACGATGCGGTAACCGAATTAGATCAGCAAACCCAAGAAAACGCAAGTGTAGCTACACATACAAGAGAAGTTGCTCTTCAAACTCAACATATTGCAAAAACCATAGTAAAAAATGCCGATGAGAAAAAATTTCTAGGAAAAGATGAAGTAAAAGCAAAAGATTTGCACTCTTTAACTTTAGAAAAACCTACAAATGAAAATAAAAAAACAGTACCTAAAAAAGAGACCTTGGCAACTAAGCAAGAAGATGATCAATGGGAAAGTTTTTAG
- a CDS encoding N-acetylmuramoyl-L-alanine amidase yields MKNNYPGVIVHCSDSSFGNAQIIENWHKQRGWKDIGYHLVILNGQVENNTYLDFMDGEVEMGRDWDMAGAHAKGYNDYLGICMIGVNSFTNKQFEMLAKVLKSLMEKYNWSLENILFHYEISSKTCPNFDKKWFLEKFMQV; encoded by the coding sequence ATGAAAAATAATTATCCTGGAGTAATAGTTCATTGTAGTGACAGTAGTTTTGGAAATGCCCAAATTATAGAAAATTGGCATAAACAAAGGGGCTGGAAAGATATAGGATACCACTTGGTTATATTAAATGGACAAGTTGAAAACAATACTTATTTAGATTTTATGGACGGGGAAGTTGAAATGGGAAGAGACTGGGATATGGCAGGAGCCCATGCAAAAGGCTATAATGACTATTTAGGTATATGTATGATAGGTGTTAATTCTTTTACTAATAAACAGTTTGAAATGTTAGCAAAAGTTTTAAAATCGTTAATGGAAAAGTATAATTGGAGTTTAGAAAATATTTTATTTCATTATGAAATTTCTTCTAAAACTTGTCCTAATTTTGATAAAAAGTGGTTTCTTGAAAAATTTATGCAAGTATAG
- a CDS encoding substrate-binding domain-containing protein translates to MKIHYIIFLFLAFCLSLNAEEKKLAYLVSDIRIPFWEIMSRGIKNEASDLGYDIDIYSANNLKKRELENIVKAISKKVDGVILSPINSSTAVTLLKLSKNANIPVVISDIGTNSGEYVSYISSDNENGAYKIGKGLTEKMASLGWNKNGTVGIISIPQKRENGKARTKGFLKALNEAKISAAGIKQQVTFSYEETYDFSKELIEKNPNLRALWLQGSDRYKGALDAIRDMEKEREILLICFDAEPIFLDLIPKGILVGSAMQQPYLMGQKAVISLDNYLKGKEVKKEEKLPILAISKDNIEEKLPVIKKNVLGIVEE, encoded by the coding sequence GTGAAGATTCATTATATTATTTTTTTATTTTTAGCTTTTTGTTTATCTCTTAATGCAGAAGAAAAAAAATTAGCTTATTTAGTATCTGATATTAGGATTCCTTTTTGGGAAATAATGTCGCGGGGAATAAAAAATGAAGCTTCGGATTTAGGCTATGATATTGATATATACAGTGCAAATAATCTAAAAAAAAGAGAATTGGAAAATATAGTAAAAGCAATTTCAAAAAAGGTTGACGGAGTGATTCTTTCTCCCATAAACTCTTCAACTGCCGTTACTCTTTTAAAACTTTCAAAAAATGCGAATATACCTGTGGTAATATCGGATATAGGAACAAATAGCGGAGAATATGTCTCTTATATCTCTTCTGATAATGAAAACGGCGCATATAAGATAGGGAAAGGATTGACTGAAAAAATGGCTTCTCTTGGCTGGAATAAAAATGGAACAGTAGGAATTATTTCAATTCCTCAAAAAAGAGAGAACGGAAAAGCTCGTACAAAAGGTTTTCTAAAAGCATTAAATGAAGCAAAAATTTCAGCAGCGGGAATAAAGCAGCAGGTGACTTTCTCTTATGAAGAGACTTATGATTTTAGTAAAGAGCTTATTGAAAAAAATCCAAATTTAAGGGCTTTGTGGCTACAAGGATCGGATAGATACAAAGGAGCTTTGGATGCCATAAGAGATATGGAAAAAGAAAGAGAAATTCTTCTTATATGTTTTGATGCGGAACCGATTTTTTTGGATTTGATTCCTAAAGGAATTTTAGTGGGTTCTGCAATGCAACAACCTTATTTAATGGGGCAAAAAGCTGTTATCTCTTTAGATAATTATTTAAAGGGTAAAGAAGTCAAAAAAGAGGAAAAATTGCCGATTCTGGCAATTTCAAAAGATAATATAGAAGAAAAACTACCTGTTATCAAAAAAAATGTATTAGGAATAGTTGAAGAATAG
- a CDS encoding sensor histidine kinase, whose protein sequence is MINKKNSLYKILSIMIVLVIVVIMFIYSVYNYTVTKSSLIKELKYNSDTAILQLKNVVAPFIESYSITEYEKIINSYMGYKDIFAIIIEDYKMSEITGNKALFITGKIRNKDWEVINYKPSEENKKAFKRVFYSKSQDIVNSKGIKIGKIYIYSSTHFVNLKLEKIVVHSIVITLLISLLLILALYYILRTFVLKPISDIIGSIKNKDKNAIPIKDLVEFNSLEVSLLSNSINIMLKEIRTSRKNLEELNIKLQNTSNKYQKLMNLSSDMIFITDFDENLLEYSEQVPLKLGYSKEEMKTLKTTDWDKKLTAYENKILKKKLSNNPVTFETIHTRKDGTTYIAEVSAVKITFDNKDAIYASARDITQRKESEKLIKEQKEEFETIFNYSKDGIAILDLETKFLKFNEAYLNMTGFSKEELLKKSSLDLTAAEDKERTLAVIKEVLKEGSVRNFEKAYLLESNKRIYVNMSISLLPDKKRFLIVAKDTSSLKLMQEQARLASMGEMVGNIAHQWRQPLSVITTSVSGLKLKSELDCLEKNDISECADSVVTQANYLSKTIDNFRDFIKGDKSYRRISIKETLENTLILLEASLNNNYIKRVIRINDDLEINGNKNELTEGFINIINNSKDVLKQNVKDEDDRLLFIETKKLDENSLELKILDSGGGIDDSIIDRIFEPYFSTKHQSQGTGLGLSMADKIIRNRHKASISVHNEIFKYKNKEYKGACFIIIFKSS, encoded by the coding sequence ATGATAAATAAAAAAAATTCACTTTATAAAATATTATCAATTATGATTGTTCTTGTAATTGTTGTTATTATGTTTATCTACTCGGTATATAATTATACGGTTACGAAAAGTAGTCTAATAAAAGAGTTAAAATATAATAGTGATACTGCAATCCTCCAATTAAAAAACGTAGTAGCGCCTTTTATTGAATCTTACTCTATTACGGAATATGAAAAAATAATTAACAGTTATATGGGATATAAAGATATTTTCGCAATTATTATTGAAGATTATAAAATGTCTGAAATTACGGGTAACAAGGCTCTTTTTATTACGGGAAAAATTAGAAATAAAGATTGGGAAGTTATTAATTACAAACCTTCAGAAGAGAACAAAAAAGCTTTTAAAAGGGTTTTTTATTCAAAGAGTCAGGATATTGTAAATTCAAAAGGTATAAAAATAGGTAAAATCTATATATATTCTTCAACCCATTTTGTAAATTTGAAGTTAGAGAAGATTGTAGTTCACAGTATTGTAATAACTCTTTTAATATCTTTACTGTTAATTCTTGCTCTATATTATATTCTAAGAACTTTTGTTTTAAAACCAATATCGGATATTATAGGATCAATAAAAAATAAAGATAAAAATGCAATACCTATTAAAGATTTAGTAGAGTTTAACTCTTTAGAAGTATCATTGCTCTCAAACTCTATAAATATAATGCTTAAAGAGATAAGAACATCAAGAAAAAATTTGGAAGAGTTGAATATTAAACTGCAAAACACTTCTAATAAATATCAAAAACTGATGAATCTCTCTTCTGATATGATTTTTATTACCGATTTTGATGAAAATCTTTTAGAATACAGTGAACAGGTTCCTTTAAAACTTGGATATTCAAAAGAAGAGATGAAAACTCTTAAAACTACTGATTGGGACAAAAAACTAACAGCCTATGAAAATAAAATATTAAAGAAAAAACTTTCAAACAACCCCGTAACCTTTGAAACTATTCATACAAGAAAAGACGGGACTACATATATTGCGGAAGTCTCTGCGGTGAAAATCACTTTTGATAATAAAGATGCTATTTATGCATCTGCTAGAGATATTACTCAAAGAAAAGAGAGTGAAAAATTAATTAAAGAACAAAAAGAAGAGTTTGAAACGATTTTTAATTATTCTAAAGACGGAATAGCAATTTTAGATTTAGAAACAAAATTTTTAAAATTCAATGAAGCTTATTTAAATATGACGGGATTTTCAAAAGAGGAATTACTTAAAAAGTCTTCTTTAGATTTAACTGCCGCTGAAGATAAGGAGAGAACTTTAGCCGTTATAAAAGAAGTTTTAAAAGAGGGGTCTGTTAGGAATTTTGAAAAAGCATATCTTCTGGAAAGTAATAAAAGAATTTATGTTAATATGAGTATCTCTTTGCTTCCTGATAAAAAAAGATTTTTAATTGTTGCAAAAGATACTAGCAGTTTAAAACTTATGCAAGAGCAGGCAAGATTGGCATCAATGGGAGAAATGGTTGGAAATATTGCTCATCAATGGAGACAACCTCTTAGTGTAATTACTACAAGCGTAAGCGGATTAAAACTAAAATCCGAACTTGATTGTTTGGAAAAAAACGATATTAGCGAGTGTGCGGACAGTGTCGTAACTCAGGCTAATTATTTATCAAAAACAATAGATAATTTCAGAGATTTTATAAAAGGTGACAAATCTTACAGAAGAATCAGTATAAAAGAGACCTTGGAAAATACTTTGATTCTTTTAGAAGCTTCTTTAAATAATAATTATATAAAAAGAGTTATAAGAATTAATGATGATTTAGAGATAAACGGGAATAAAAATGAGCTAACTGAAGGTTTTATAAATATTATTAACAATAGTAAAGATGTATTGAAACAGAATGTAAAAGATGAAGATGATAGATTACTTTTTATAGAGACAAAAAAACTTGATGAAAATAGTTTGGAATTAAAAATTTTGGATAGTGGAGGAGGAATTGACGATTCAATTATAGATAGAATTTTTGAACCGTACTTCTCTACAAAACATCAGTCTCAAGGTACAGGGCTTGGACTCTCTATGGCTGATAAAATAATTAGAAACAGACATAAAGCTTCAATCTCTGTTCATAATGAAATTTTTAAATATAAAAATAAAGAATACAAAGGGGCATGTTTTATTATAATTTTTAAATCATCATAA
- a CDS encoding tail fiber protein yields MDTEKTAFESLLESFTNLLSSDDSTLDQLQEIVDFIKENREKIENLSVEQINGLQEALNLKINIADIVDNLTSTLADAPLSANQGRVLNEEIALLQEAIESLRVILTSDDTTLDQLQEIVDFIKENREKIENLSVEQINGLQEALNLKINIADIVDNLTSTLVDAPLSANQGRVLNEEIALLQETIESLRVILTSDDTTLDELQEIVDYIKQNKLDLQNLDLSNIAETSTLKHFTSTLLEKLNGISAGANRYVHPTTHPASIITSDSTHRFVTDFQINTWDNKANTDTNTWRPVSDSVSSTSSSTSASSKAVKTAYDRANSAYNKANSNSVTTSSVLSATAAASVGAVGTYAFLACKSNIKNPGAIYSGSILYYAGIYIWGSSDDFAGSMKPTVLSYNLSSDNLSGSWRAMGYSKYSPSLSLFLRIA; encoded by the coding sequence ATGGATACAGAAAAAACAGCTTTTGAAAGTCTACTTGAATCTTTTACAAATCTATTATCAAGTGACGATTCTACTTTAGATCAATTACAAGAGATAGTTGATTTTATCAAAGAAAACAGAGAAAAGATAGAAAACCTATCGGTGGAGCAAATTAACGGATTGCAAGAAGCCTTAAATTTAAAAATAAATATTGCAGATATTGTAGATAATTTAACTTCTACATTAGCAGATGCACCTCTTAGTGCAAATCAAGGAAGAGTTTTAAATGAAGAAATTGCTCTTTTACAAGAGGCAATTGAATCTTTAAGAGTAATCCTAACAAGTGACGATACTACTTTAGATCAATTACAAGAGATAGTTGATTTTATCAAAGAAAACAGAGAAAAGATAGAAAACCTATCGGTGGAGCAAATTAACGGATTGCAAGAAGCCTTAAATTTAAAAATAAATATTGCAGATATTGTAGATAATTTAACTTCTACATTAGTAGATGCACCTCTTAGTGCAAATCAAGGAAGAGTTTTAAATGAAGAAATTGCTCTTTTACAAGAGACAATTGAATCTTTAAGAGTTATTTTAACAAGTGACGATACAACATTAGATGAGTTACAAGAAATTGTTGATTACATTAAGCAAAATAAATTAGATTTACAAAATTTAGATTTAAGCAATATTGCTGAGACTTCTACTCTTAAACATTTTACAAGTACATTGCTTGAAAAGTTAAACGGTATTTCAGCAGGTGCAAATAGATATGTACATCCTACTACACATCCTGCAAGTATTATTACTTCGGATAGTACTCATAGATTTGTTACAGATTTTCAAATAAATACTTGGGATAATAAAGCCAATACGGATACAAATACATGGAGACCGGTTAGTGATAGCGTATCAAGTACAAGTTCTAGTACAAGTGCAAGTTCAAAAGCTGTAAAAACCGCATATGATAGAGCAAACAGTGCTTATAACAAAGCTAATAGTAACAGCGTAACAACTTCTAGTGTTTTGAGTGCAACTGCAGCTGCAAGTGTGGGAGCTGTTGGAACCTATGCCTTTTTAGCTTGCAAGAGTAATATAAAGAATCCAGGAGCTATTTATTCTGGAAGTATATTATATTATGCAGGGATATATATATGGGGTTCTAGTGATGATTTTGCTGGAAGTATGAAACCGACTGTATTATCCTATAATTTATCATCTGATAATTTATCTGGAAGTTGGAGAGCAATGGGATATTCCAAATATTCACCTTCTCTTTCACTATTTTTAAGAATCGCATAA
- a CDS encoding S24 family peptidase, with protein sequence MQFSNNLKFYRNQAGFSQGVLAQKVETITGKKTTYENIKSWENGTNVKISDIYALAEALNIPEQLLFDNSERTLKKISKYQTIQANSEDFIFSNSLDDDSYILEVYNGAVGAGSEGVIEENNTKKIRVSKAFVLDANIKPDNLMMFKVVGDSMEPTISMNDWVIIDMANGRDFYEVDGIYLVNIDDTIQIKRLHFRGTKGIDIISDNKEFPKLNSINDCDRVTVIGKLYTHIKIGSGLALK encoded by the coding sequence ATGCAGTTTAGTAATAATCTTAAATTTTATAGAAACCAAGCCGGTTTTTCTCAAGGAGTTTTAGCCCAAAAAGTTGAAACAATTACGGGGAAAAAAACAACTTATGAAAATATAAAATCTTGGGAGAATGGAACAAATGTAAAAATAAGCGATATCTATGCCCTTGCTGAAGCTTTAAATATTCCGGAGCAATTACTTTTTGATAATTCGGAAAGAACATTAAAAAAAATATCAAAATATCAAACGATACAAGCAAATAGTGAAGATTTTATATTTTCTAACTCTTTAGATGACGATAGTTATATATTGGAAGTATACAATGGAGCAGTAGGTGCAGGAAGTGAAGGTGTAATAGAAGAGAATAATACGAAAAAAATAAGAGTTAGTAAAGCTTTTGTCCTTGATGCGAATATAAAACCAGATAATCTTATGATGTTTAAAGTAGTGGGAGACAGTATGGAACCTACTATCAGCATGAATGACTGGGTTATTATCGATATGGCAAATGGAAGAGACTTTTATGAAGTTGACGGTATATATCTTGTGAATATTGATGATACAATCCAAATAAAAAGATTACATTTTAGAGGAACTAAAGGTATAGACATAATCTCTGATAATAAAGAGTTTCCAAAATTAAATAGCATAAACGATTGTGATAGAGTAACTGTAATAGGAAAATTATATACTCATATTAAAATCGGGTCGGGATTAGCATTAAAGTAA